From one Nocardioides yefusunii genomic stretch:
- a CDS encoding SigE family RNA polymerase sigma factor, producing MKDEDAFREFAHLRTPTLLRAAYLLCGNHHEAEDLVQETLAKVYVVWGRKRLEHPVAYARTTLTRTFISTRRLRRSTERPTDEMPDVVAAGSDTDLRLDLVAALGRLPKLDRAVLVLRHLEDTSVADTADALGLSEQAVRTRSLRALKKLRDLMGDQQPRSQASTRTTTTSVHAAAPVAVHALGR from the coding sequence GTGAAGGACGAGGACGCGTTCCGCGAGTTCGCCCATCTGCGCACGCCCACCCTGCTGCGTGCCGCGTACCTGTTGTGCGGCAACCACCACGAGGCTGAGGACCTCGTGCAGGAGACGCTGGCGAAGGTCTACGTCGTGTGGGGACGCAAGCGGCTGGAACACCCGGTCGCCTACGCCCGCACGACGCTGACCCGCACCTTCATCAGCACCCGTCGCCTGCGTCGCAGCACCGAACGGCCCACCGACGAGATGCCCGACGTGGTCGCGGCGGGCAGCGACACCGACCTGCGCCTCGACCTGGTCGCGGCGTTGGGTCGGTTGCCGAAACTCGACCGGGCCGTCCTGGTGCTGCGGCACCTCGAGGACACCTCGGTGGCCGACACCGCTGACGCCCTCGGGCTCAGTGAGCAGGCCGTCCGTACCCGGTCACTGCGGGCGTTGAAGAAACTCCGCGACCTCATGGGTGATCAGCAGCCCCGCAGTCAGGCCAGCACCCGCACGACCACCACATCCGTTCACGCGGCCGCACCGGTCGCCGTTCACGCACTGGGGAGATGA
- a CDS encoding phytoene desaturase family protein, translating to MTQAVVVGSGPNGLAAAITLARAGVQVTVLEAEDVPGGGARTSEHTVPGLLHDDCSAFHPTGVISPFFAGLDLHEHGLQWLWPEIDLAHPLPDGRAALLSRDMDVTVASLDVDGDRWRRVFAPLAADVDALLDDVFRPLLHVPSHPLRLARFGAFSVLPATVAARLFRDEPARALLTGVAAHLFGRLDVPLTASVGMLLASAGHRAGWPVAQGGSGAIAAALVSVLESYGGQVRTGVRVADMAQVREVYGRDPDVLMLDLAPEGVLRLVGDTMPLRVRRAYQRFRYGPAAFKVDFAVRGHVPWTNPDVRRAGTVHLGGTARQVAAAEAAIARGEMPQEPFVLVGQQYLADPSRSVGDLHPVWAYAHVPHGWTGDATAVITAQIEKYAPGFTGQVEASFSRDVAAMTAHNANYVGGDISAGANTPWQIVARPRAALDPYRVGPGTWICSSSTPPGGGVHGMCGHNAALSVLSA from the coding sequence ATGACGCAAGCAGTGGTGGTGGGCAGCGGCCCCAACGGGCTGGCGGCCGCGATCACGCTGGCTCGCGCAGGCGTGCAGGTCACGGTGCTGGAGGCCGAGGACGTGCCCGGTGGCGGCGCGCGCACCAGTGAGCACACGGTGCCCGGTCTGCTGCACGACGACTGCTCCGCGTTCCATCCCACGGGGGTGATCTCGCCGTTCTTCGCCGGTCTGGACCTGCACGAGCACGGACTGCAGTGGCTCTGGCCCGAGATCGACCTCGCCCACCCCCTGCCCGACGGCCGGGCCGCGCTGCTCTCGCGCGACATGGACGTCACCGTCGCTTCCCTCGACGTCGACGGGGATCGCTGGCGTCGGGTCTTCGCGCCGCTCGCCGCCGACGTCGACGCCTTGCTCGACGACGTCTTCCGTCCGCTGCTGCACGTCCCGTCGCACCCGCTCAGGCTCGCCCGGTTCGGTGCGTTCTCCGTGCTCCCGGCCACGGTCGCGGCGCGACTCTTCCGCGACGAGCCGGCCCGGGCGTTGCTCACCGGCGTCGCCGCGCACCTCTTCGGACGCCTCGACGTCCCGTTGACGGCTTCGGTGGGGATGCTGCTGGCCTCGGCCGGGCACCGTGCCGGATGGCCGGTCGCCCAGGGCGGTTCGGGGGCGATCGCTGCAGCGTTGGTGAGCGTGCTGGAGTCGTACGGCGGGCAGGTCCGCACCGGCGTCCGCGTCGCTGACATGGCGCAGGTGCGTGAGGTGTACGGCCGCGACCCCGACGTCCTGATGCTGGATCTCGCTCCCGAAGGGGTGCTGCGTCTGGTCGGCGACACGATGCCGCTGCGGGTGCGCCGCGCCTACCAGCGGTTCCGTTACGGCCCGGCGGCGTTCAAGGTCGACTTCGCGGTGCGCGGGCACGTCCCGTGGACCAACCCCGACGTTCGACGGGCCGGCACCGTCCACCTGGGCGGCACCGCGCGGCAGGTCGCCGCTGCGGAGGCCGCGATCGCCCGCGGGGAGATGCCGCAGGAGCCGTTCGTCCTGGTCGGGCAGCAGTACCTCGCCGACCCCTCGCGTTCGGTCGGGGACCTGCACCCGGTGTGGGCCTACGCCCACGTCCCGCACGGCTGGACCGGAGACGCGACCGCAGTGATCACCGCCCAGATCGAGAAGTACGCCCCCGGGTTCACCGGTCAGGTCGAGGCGTCGTTCTCCCGGGACGTGGCCGCGATGACGGCCCACAACGCCAACTACGTCGGCGGCGACATCAGTGCGGGTGCGAACACTCCGTGGCAGATCGTGGCGCGTCCGCGGGCGGCGCTCGACCCCTACCGGGTGGGGCCGGGGACGTGGATCTGCTCCTCGTCGACGCCGCCCGGTGGTGGGGTGCACGGGATGTGTGGCCACAACGCGGCGTTGAGTGTCCTGAGCGCCTGA
- a CDS encoding enoyl-CoA hydratase/isomerase family protein yields MTVDVPSGRATGDLPSPLIATRKGSALHLQLDRPTSLNALNHAMVKALRASIAAAQEMEGIATIVLSGNGDRAFSAGGDLKPLREDALGDGTYAMPFWADLYGTVADISASEIPVVSLFDGIVFGGGLGLAGNCQVRVATERCVAAMPETRIGFYPDTGGLSLLAGLAGETGTYLGTCAQSVGAADALAVGLVDHFVWHSDLPAFTEAIGVLGLEEALAAFASEPTDEPALPAAWVDECFAGDDAAEILERLRGHEHPDAVEAAELFASRSPAAVAVTLKGLRTVADLTLVEDLELELRITDALRRSDDFVEGVRARVVDKDRDPSWVHTHVSEVDPAWVESIVS; encoded by the coding sequence ATGACTGTCGACGTCCCGTCCGGCCGCGCCACGGGAGATCTCCCCTCGCCCCTCATTGCCACTCGGAAGGGTTCCGCGCTGCATCTGCAGCTTGACCGCCCCACGAGCCTCAACGCTCTCAACCACGCGATGGTGAAGGCGTTGCGCGCTTCGATCGCAGCCGCCCAGGAGATGGAGGGCATCGCGACGATCGTGCTCTCCGGCAACGGCGACCGAGCCTTCTCCGCCGGCGGTGACCTGAAGCCCCTGCGCGAGGACGCCCTCGGTGACGGTACCTACGCGATGCCGTTCTGGGCTGACCTCTACGGCACCGTCGCCGACATCTCCGCCTCCGAGATCCCCGTGGTCTCCCTCTTTGACGGCATCGTCTTCGGCGGTGGCCTCGGCCTCGCCGGCAACTGCCAGGTCCGCGTCGCCACCGAGCGCTGCGTCGCCGCCATGCCCGAGACCCGCATCGGCTTCTACCCCGACACCGGCGGCCTCTCCCTGCTTGCCGGACTCGCCGGCGAGACCGGCACCTACCTGGGCACCTGCGCCCAGTCCGTCGGTGCCGCCGACGCCCTCGCCGTCGGTCTCGTCGACCACTTCGTGTGGCACAGCGACCTGCCCGCCTTCACCGAAGCGATCGGAGTCCTCGGGCTGGAGGAGGCCCTCGCTGCGTTCGCCTCCGAGCCCACCGACGAGCCCGCCCTGCCGGCCGCCTGGGTCGACGAGTGCTTCGCGGGTGACGACGCCGCCGAGATCCTGGAGCGCCTGCGCGGCCACGAGCACCCCGACGCCGTCGAGGCTGCCGAACTGTTCGCCTCGCGTTCGCCCGCCGCGGTCGCCGTCACCCTCAAGGGGCTGCGCACCGTCGCCGACCTGACGTTGGTCGAGGACCTCGAGCTGGAGCTCCGCATCACCGACGCCCTGCGTCGCAGCGACGACTTCGTCGAGGGCGTCCGCGCTCGCGTCGTCGACAAGGACCGCGACCCCAGCTGGGTCCACACCCACGTCTCCGAGGTCGACCCCGCGTGGGTCGAGTCGATCGTCAGTTGA
- a CDS encoding putative quinol monooxygenase, with the protein MYFIVVKFPVKPEFADAWPEISRPFTEATRAEAGNLWFEWSRSVEDPNTYVLVEGFTEDGAGPHVNSEHFKQMQADFPQYLTATPLIVSRQVEGDAWGEMGELQV; encoded by the coding sequence ATGTACTTCATCGTCGTGAAGTTCCCGGTCAAGCCCGAGTTCGCTGACGCCTGGCCCGAGATCTCGCGCCCGTTCACCGAGGCGACCCGCGCCGAGGCCGGCAACCTGTGGTTCGAGTGGTCCCGCTCGGTCGAGGACCCCAACACCTACGTCCTGGTGGAGGGCTTCACCGAGGACGGCGCCGGTCCGCACGTGAACTCGGAGCACTTCAAGCAGATGCAGGCCGACTTCCCGCAGTACCTCACCGCCACCCCGCTGATCGTCTCGCGTCAGGTCGAGGGCGACGCGTGGGGCGAGATGGGCGAGCTCCAGGTCTGA
- a CDS encoding NAD(P)-dependent oxidoreductase, with amino-acid sequence MNRLERFNSSEGLMGHLAVIGLGAMGRAIARNLVEAGHDVVVWNRSPGPVAALEALGATPAATLADALATPVVLSVLSDDAAVADLFLDSGALASATPGAIHANLATVSPELAARAARAHRDHGLEYVSAPVFGRVPVAEAGALTVMAAGSRTALTALEPYFAVIGNRTWRMGDDPAVANVSKILGNYLVASAIQALSEAVAVGESAGLDPQQLVDLLTSTLFPGPVYSGYGSMIASRSYLPAGFTTTLGAKDVHLALDTASSLGIDLPLGEVLGDVFARALAAGHADQDWASVADLMPRRA; translated from the coding sequence GTGAACCGTCTTGAACGGTTCAATAGTTCGGAGGGTCTCATGGGACACCTGGCAGTGATCGGTCTCGGAGCCATGGGGCGTGCGATCGCGCGCAACCTGGTCGAAGCAGGGCACGACGTCGTGGTCTGGAACCGCTCCCCCGGGCCCGTCGCCGCACTGGAGGCCCTCGGCGCCACCCCTGCCGCCACACTGGCCGACGCACTCGCGACCCCCGTCGTTCTCTCGGTGCTCTCCGACGACGCCGCCGTCGCCGACCTCTTCCTCGACTCCGGGGCCCTTGCCTCAGCCACCCCGGGGGCGATCCACGCCAACCTCGCCACGGTCAGCCCTGAACTCGCGGCACGCGCCGCCAGAGCACACCGGGACCACGGCCTCGAGTACGTCAGCGCTCCGGTCTTCGGGCGAGTGCCCGTCGCGGAGGCTGGGGCACTGACCGTCATGGCAGCCGGATCCCGGACCGCGCTCACCGCACTGGAGCCGTACTTCGCCGTGATCGGCAACCGCACGTGGCGCATGGGCGACGACCCCGCCGTCGCCAACGTCTCCAAGATCCTCGGCAACTACCTCGTCGCCTCCGCGATCCAGGCCCTGTCCGAGGCAGTCGCCGTCGGCGAGTCAGCCGGCCTCGACCCCCAGCAGCTCGTGGACCTCCTGACCTCGACCCTCTTCCCCGGGCCCGTGTACTCCGGCTACGGATCGATGATCGCGAGCCGCTCCTACCTGCCCGCCGGATTCACCACCACGCTCGGCGCCAAGGACGTGCACCTTGCCCTCGACACGGCAAGCTCCCTCGGGATCGACCTGCCTCTGGGCGAGGTGCTGGGTGACGTCTTCGCGCGCGCCCTCGCAGCCGGGCACGCCGACCAGGACTGGGCGTCCGTGGCGGACCTCATGCCCCGGCGCGCATGA
- a CDS encoding MFS transporter yields MSSQTTAASARRSNPGAVLGILSLSTFAIIVMQTMVMPSLNQLASDLGITTADASWLITANLLAAAVFTPLFGSLGDALGRKRTLLTVLALTTLGSVLVATAPGLGIALVGRVLQGTGMAVMPLAIGVVREVFPPAKVPSSVALLSALSGVGAGAGLLISGLLMKADVSGQHMFWLAAAVTAIGFLGAYTQIHLAPHVRTAFHLDVPGLLTMSLGLVSLVLGINRGPEWGWDSARVIGLFVAAVVLLTAWFFVEQKVKQPLVDMSTMKNPVVLFTNLTALILGAGMFGAFVLILQFVQTPEQMAGYGFGVDALGGAVTLLPLTLGTLVAAALVSALIKKVGPKWPLVLGTTVVAITYVVLISFHGDHIDFYIASGLMGLGLGLSLGSMPTLLNNSVPADQTSIANGVNATLRSVGGSIGTTIVTAIIAAETLPPIQLPTGDVLVLPTEDAYVTAFAVSLGISVVAIIAAMLLPYRHAEHGAASTDA; encoded by the coding sequence TTGTCCTCCCAGACCACGGCGGCCTCCGCACGCCGCTCCAACCCGGGCGCCGTGCTCGGCATCCTGTCGCTCTCGACCTTCGCCATCATCGTGATGCAGACGATGGTCATGCCGAGCCTCAACCAGCTCGCCTCCGACCTCGGCATCACCACCGCCGACGCGTCCTGGCTGATCACGGCCAACCTGCTGGCCGCCGCCGTCTTCACCCCCCTCTTCGGCTCCCTGGGTGACGCCCTGGGCCGCAAGCGCACCCTGCTCACCGTGCTGGCCCTGACGACGCTCGGCTCGGTGCTCGTCGCCACCGCCCCCGGCCTGGGCATCGCCCTGGTCGGCCGCGTCCTGCAGGGCACCGGCATGGCCGTGATGCCGCTGGCGATCGGCGTCGTGCGTGAGGTCTTCCCGCCCGCCAAGGTGCCGTCCTCGGTCGCGCTGCTCTCCGCCCTCTCCGGTGTCGGCGCCGGCGCCGGCCTGCTGATCTCGGGCCTGCTGATGAAGGCCGACGTCTCGGGTCAGCACATGTTCTGGCTCGCCGCCGCCGTCACCGCGATCGGCTTCCTGGGTGCGTACACCCAGATCCACCTCGCACCGCACGTGCGCACTGCGTTCCACCTCGACGTCCCCGGCCTGCTGACCATGTCGCTCGGTCTGGTCTCCCTGGTCCTGGGCATCAACCGTGGCCCCGAGTGGGGCTGGGACTCGGCGCGCGTGATCGGCCTCTTCGTCGCCGCCGTCGTGCTGCTCACCGCCTGGTTCTTCGTCGAGCAGAAGGTCAAGCAGCCGCTGGTCGACATGTCCACGATGAAGAACCCCGTCGTGCTCTTCACCAACCTGACCGCCCTGATCCTGGGTGCCGGCATGTTCGGTGCGTTCGTCCTGATCCTGCAGTTCGTCCAGACCCCCGAGCAGATGGCCGGCTACGGCTTCGGTGTCGACGCCCTCGGCGGCGCCGTCACCCTGCTGCCCCTCACCCTGGGCACCCTGGTCGCGGCCGCACTGGTCTCGGCGCTGATCAAGAAGGTCGGCCCCAAGTGGCCGCTCGTCCTGGGCACCACCGTCGTGGCGATCACCTACGTCGTGCTGATCTCCTTCCACGGCGACCACATCGACTTCTACATCGCCTCCGGCCTGATGGGCCTGGGCCTGGGTCTCTCCCTGGGTTCGATGCCGACCCTGCTCAACAACTCCGTCCCGGCCGACCAGACCTCGATCGCGAACGGTGTGAACGCCACCCTGCGTTCGGTCGGTGGCTCGATCGGTACGACGATCGTCACCGCGATCATCGCCGCCGAGACCCTGCCTCCCATCCAGCTGCCCACCGGTGACGTGCTGGTGCTGCCCACCGAGGACGCCTACGTCACCGCCTTCGCGGTGTCGCTCGGCATCAGCGTGGTCGCGATCATCGCCGCGATGCTGCTCCCCTACCGCCACGCGGAGCACGGCGCAGCGTCCACCGACGCCTGA
- a CDS encoding flavin-containing monooxygenase, which yields MRRSPRRVLARSTVPTRVARPVGPTDHVDVLVVGAGISGIGAAWHLLTETRRSFAVVEARHEIGGTWDLFRYPGVRSDSDLYTFGFDFRPWEDDDAIASGEKIRDYLHATVADEGLRPFMQFHSRVVRAEWSTPDARWTVTVEDSRTGEVRVQTAGWIFAGTGYYRYEEGFTPNFTGLDAFTGQVIHPQHWPEDVTAESLAGKKVLVIGSGATAVTLVPALADGGAEVTMLQRTPTYVMPLPARDGFGVAAKKLLGVERGTVVTRYKSALVQRLSWAACRRWPAQAKKAIRAAQRKVAGDDVVLSPHFDPPYDPWDQRLCVAPDGDFFTTLREGRARVVTDEVDAFTRTGVRTKGGEHLEADVVVTATGFTVQPFGAIETLVDGEKFELTDHVAYRGLMLDGLPNFAFSIGYTNASWTLKVGLLCDYFVDLLRHMEVGGFDWVRPDLPADDGPDAVGRRPLLDFGAGYVQRSLDALPSQGDRAPWLMTMNWFADRRLLRRGDVDDSNLTFGRRASGGQV from the coding sequence ATGCGTCGCAGTCCGCGTCGAGTCCTGGCTCGCAGCACCGTCCCCACCCGCGTCGCACGCCCGGTCGGTCCGACCGACCACGTCGACGTCCTCGTGGTGGGGGCCGGGATCTCCGGCATCGGTGCCGCGTGGCACCTGCTGACCGAGACCCGGCGCAGCTTCGCGGTCGTCGAGGCCCGCCACGAGATCGGCGGCACCTGGGACCTCTTCCGTTACCCGGGCGTGCGCAGCGACTCCGACCTCTACACCTTCGGCTTCGACTTCCGGCCCTGGGAGGACGACGACGCGATCGCGTCGGGGGAGAAGATCCGCGACTACCTGCACGCGACGGTGGCCGACGAAGGTCTGCGCCCGTTCATGCAGTTCCACTCCCGCGTCGTGCGGGCCGAGTGGTCGACGCCGGATGCCCGATGGACCGTCACCGTCGAGGACTCCCGCACCGGTGAGGTCCGCGTCCAGACCGCCGGATGGATCTTCGCCGGGACCGGCTACTACCGCTACGAGGAGGGCTTCACCCCCAACTTCACCGGATTGGACGCGTTCACCGGTCAGGTGATCCACCCCCAGCACTGGCCCGAGGACGTCACCGCGGAGTCGTTGGCGGGCAAGAAGGTGCTGGTGATCGGCTCCGGCGCCACCGCCGTCACCCTCGTCCCCGCGCTCGCCGACGGCGGCGCCGAGGTGACGATGCTGCAGCGCACCCCCACGTACGTGATGCCGCTCCCGGCCCGCGACGGTTTCGGGGTCGCGGCCAAGAAGTTGCTCGGCGTCGAACGCGGCACCGTCGTGACCAGGTACAAGTCGGCGCTGGTGCAGCGGCTCTCGTGGGCGGCGTGCCGACGCTGGCCCGCCCAGGCGAAGAAGGCGATCCGGGCTGCACAGCGCAAGGTCGCCGGCGACGACGTCGTGCTCTCGCCGCACTTCGACCCGCCCTACGACCCGTGGGACCAGCGGCTCTGCGTCGCCCCCGACGGCGACTTCTTCACGACGCTGCGCGAGGGCCGCGCGCGCGTCGTCACCGACGAGGTGGACGCGTTCACCCGCACCGGCGTCCGGACCAAGGGCGGCGAGCACCTGGAGGCCGACGTCGTCGTCACCGCCACCGGGTTCACGGTGCAGCCGTTCGGGGCGATCGAGACGCTCGTGGACGGGGAGAAGTTCGAGCTCACCGACCACGTCGCCTACCGCGGTCTGATGCTCGACGGCCTGCCCAACTTCGCGTTCTCGATCGGGTACACGAATGCGTCGTGGACGTTGAAGGTCGGCCTGCTGTGCGACTACTTCGTCGACCTGCTGCGTCACATGGAGGTCGGTGGGTTCGACTGGGTGCGCCCCGACCTGCCTGCCGACGACGGTCCCGACGCGGTGGGGCGCCGTCCGTTGCTCGACTTCGGGGCCGGGTACGTCCAGCGTTCCCTCGACGCACTGCCGTCCCAGGGGGACCGGGCGCCGTGGCTGATGACGATGAACTGGTTCGCCGACCGGCGTCTGCTGCGCCGGGGTGACGTCGACGACAGCAACCTGACCTTCGGCCGTCGGGCCTCGGGCGGGCAGGTCTGA
- a CDS encoding alpha/beta fold hydrolase: MTQACPVQSGSAGALGIDLGAHLDQFADLPSGIRICFRDLPPRPGVTPHPVPVVLVGGLSLEQSFWPRGFLDRLAEGGLRVITLDNRDAGRSTHLEEQQRATKLQLLRARPPQGAYTIEDMAEDVVGLLDHLDLDQVHLVGMSMGGMISQTVASTHPFRVLSLTSIFSTTGNPKVGQPARSTLLRLARRAPRNEMEHVAAHLGMTQHLAGWAFRPDVEQEVVVALRNWRRGAGLGNSAATQRQISAIQASGDRTASLGRITAPTLVVHGDRDPMVAPSGGRATHDAIPGSTLEDIPGMGHHIGPEVDRELAILVEHHAFAAWHREQMAALKE, from the coding sequence ATGACCCAGGCCTGCCCCGTCCAGTCCGGTTCCGCCGGCGCCCTCGGCATCGACCTCGGCGCCCACCTCGACCAGTTCGCGGACCTCCCCAGCGGAATCCGGATCTGCTTCCGCGACCTCCCTCCCCGTCCAGGCGTCACGCCGCACCCCGTGCCGGTGGTGCTGGTGGGCGGGCTCTCGTTGGAGCAGTCGTTCTGGCCGCGTGGATTCCTGGACCGGCTGGCCGAGGGCGGGCTGCGCGTCATCACCCTCGACAACCGCGACGCGGGACGCTCCACGCACTTGGAGGAGCAACAGCGCGCCACGAAGTTGCAACTGCTCCGGGCCCGTCCGCCGCAGGGTGCCTACACGATCGAAGACATGGCCGAGGACGTCGTCGGGCTCCTCGACCACCTGGACCTCGACCAGGTGCACCTGGTGGGGATGTCGATGGGCGGGATGATCAGCCAGACCGTCGCCTCGACCCACCCGTTCCGGGTGCTGTCGCTGACGTCGATCTTCTCCACCACCGGCAACCCGAAGGTGGGCCAGCCGGCCCGCTCGACCCTGCTACGACTGGCCCGCCGGGCCCCACGGAACGAGATGGAGCACGTCGCGGCACATCTGGGGATGACCCAGCACCTGGCTGGCTGGGCGTTCCGGCCCGACGTCGAACAGGAGGTCGTGGTGGCGCTGCGGAACTGGCGCCGTGGGGCCGGGCTCGGCAACTCGGCCGCGACCCAACGGCAGATCTCCGCGATCCAGGCCTCCGGTGACCGCACCGCATCACTCGGCAGGATCACCGCACCCACGCTCGTCGTGCACGGCGATCGGGACCCGATGGTCGCCCCCAGCGGTGGCCGCGCCACCCACGATGCGATCCCCGGCTCGACACTGGAGGATATCCCCGGAATGGGTCACCACATCGGGCCTGAGGTCGACCGCGAGCTGGCGATCCTCGTCGAGCACCATGCCTTCGCCGCGTGGCACCGGGAGCAGATGGCCGCGCTCAAGGAGTGA
- a CDS encoding TetR/AcrR family transcriptional regulator, whose product MADPTHTSSPREILDELMDSLPDAPTGGTKPQTVVSATLGDAAAPKRRRDAAKTRADLLDAARRLVAEHGSHGVSTRMVANAAGVNQALVYRYFGSKEALLSETVMDEAPPFSEVFADHDLDDLPHAIARRLAEKSAGNDLGKLALVLAASNDESIRAEVRAGLEEKFGVGLGGLLAGPDAALRAELVAAAAFGIGFMRVKLGTSALAAADVDTLTEHVAAMLAPLMRTAED is encoded by the coding sequence GTGGCCGACCCGACGCACACCAGCTCACCGCGAGAGATCCTCGACGAGTTGATGGACTCCCTGCCCGACGCACCGACCGGTGGGACCAAGCCCCAGACGGTCGTCTCCGCGACCCTGGGTGACGCGGCCGCGCCGAAGCGTCGTCGTGACGCCGCGAAGACCCGCGCCGACCTCCTCGACGCAGCCCGTCGACTGGTCGCCGAGCACGGCAGCCACGGCGTCTCCACCCGGATGGTCGCCAACGCCGCGGGCGTCAACCAGGCCTTGGTCTACCGCTACTTCGGCTCCAAGGAAGCGCTGCTCAGCGAGACCGTCATGGACGAGGCGCCGCCGTTCTCCGAGGTCTTCGCCGACCACGACCTCGACGACCTGCCGCACGCGATCGCCCGACGTCTGGCCGAGAAGTCGGCCGGGAACGACCTCGGCAAGCTCGCGCTCGTGCTCGCGGCCAGCAACGACGAGTCGATCCGCGCCGAGGTGCGGGCCGGGCTGGAGGAGAAGTTCGGCGTCGGCCTGGGCGGCCTCCTCGCCGGACCCGATGCCGCGCTGCGTGCCGAACTGGTCGCGGCCGCCGCGTTCGGGATCGGGTTCATGCGGGTCAAGCTCGGCACCTCTGCGCTCGCCGCCGCCGACGTCGACACCCTCACCGAGCATGTCGCCGCGATGCTGGCGCCGCTGATGCGGACCGCCGAGGACTGA
- a CDS encoding acyl-CoA thioesterase: protein MNLYARLLHLFTFGRRRPEISIWDVARTPFRVLPNDLDINMHMNNGRYLTLLDIARIDMMVRSGAWKKAMDAGWYGVVASQDIKYLTSLKPFQKFEVHTRMIGHDGKNMLVEQKFMVGEKTYAIATVKTRWLYRKGGSVPISEMPQVVGEFPEHFGLISA, encoded by the coding sequence ATGAACCTCTACGCGCGCCTGCTCCACCTGTTCACGTTCGGTCGTCGTCGTCCCGAGATCTCCATCTGGGACGTCGCCCGCACCCCGTTCCGGGTGCTGCCGAACGATCTCGACATCAACATGCACATGAACAACGGCCGTTACCTGACGCTGTTGGACATCGCCCGGATCGACATGATGGTCCGCTCCGGCGCCTGGAAGAAGGCAATGGACGCCGGCTGGTACGGCGTCGTCGCGAGCCAGGACATCAAGTACCTCACGTCCCTCAAGCCGTTCCAGAAGTTCGAGGTCCACACCCGCATGATCGGCCACGACGGCAAGAACATGCTGGTGGAGCAGAAGTTCATGGTGGGCGAGAAGACGTACGCGATCGCGACGGTGAAGACCCGCTGGCTCTACCGCAAGGGCGGTTCGGTGCCGATCTCGGAGATGCCGCAGGTCGTGGGCGAGTTCCCCGAACACTTCGGCCTGATCTCGGCCTGA
- a CDS encoding CGNR zinc finger domain-containing protein, with protein sequence MDATKVFRLENDVLAFRFTATLSDRAGESPRERLVDPAHLELWFRVAGLDVVGLDAADLRSAVDFREVVHRVGSAFATGLTPAVTDLAALNRVAAGGRATLVLDEKGCAAWSLENSSLADALSVIAQDAIRVLGACDTVPVRLCEGPGCAGLFVDGSRGRNRRWCSMNTCGNRIKKARLAAK encoded by the coding sequence ATGGACGCAACGAAGGTGTTCAGGCTCGAGAACGACGTGCTGGCCTTCCGGTTCACGGCCACGCTCAGTGACCGTGCAGGGGAGAGCCCGCGGGAACGTCTCGTCGACCCGGCCCACCTCGAACTCTGGTTCCGTGTCGCGGGGCTGGACGTCGTCGGCCTCGACGCCGCGGATCTCCGGTCGGCGGTAGACTTCCGCGAGGTGGTGCACCGCGTGGGCTCCGCCTTCGCGACCGGACTCACGCCTGCGGTGACGGACCTGGCAGCTCTCAACCGCGTCGCTGCGGGCGGCCGCGCCACCCTGGTGCTCGACGAGAAGGGGTGCGCTGCCTGGAGCCTCGAGAACTCCTCCCTCGCGGACGCTCTCTCGGTCATTGCCCAGGATGCGATCCGAGTTCTCGGAGCGTGCGACACCGTACCGGTGCGCCTGTGCGAGGGGCCTGGCTGCGCAGGCCTGTTCGTCGACGGCAGTCGCGGGCGCAACCGGCGCTGGTGCTCCATGAACACCTGCGGCAACCGCATCAAGAAGGCGCGACTCGCTGCGAAGTGA
- a CDS encoding SigE family RNA polymerase sigma factor: MVDEAAFREFAQARTPPLHRAAFLLCGNHHEAEDLVQETLAKVYVAWGRRGVDNPAAYARTVLTRTFISSRRKASSTERPTEWLPETATVGSDTAALMDLMDELRALAPVDRAVVVMRYLDDASVRDTAQALKLSEQAVRTRSSRALARLRTVLSAGVDDVAPIARGGTR; the protein is encoded by the coding sequence ATGGTCGACGAAGCCGCGTTCCGCGAGTTCGCGCAGGCACGCACCCCGCCCCTGCACCGCGCAGCGTTCCTGCTGTGCGGCAACCACCACGAGGCCGAGGACCTGGTCCAGGAGACCCTGGCCAAGGTGTACGTGGCGTGGGGTCGGCGCGGCGTCGACAACCCGGCCGCGTACGCCCGGACGGTCCTGACCCGGACGTTCATCAGCAGCCGACGCAAGGCCAGCAGCACCGAACGTCCCACCGAGTGGTTGCCCGAGACCGCCACCGTCGGCAGCGACACGGCCGCGTTGATGGACCTCATGGACGAACTGCGGGCGCTGGCTCCTGTCGATCGAGCAGTGGTGGTGATGCGGTACCTCGACGACGCCTCGGTGCGCGACACCGCCCAGGCGCTCAAGCTCTCCGAGCAGGCCGTGCGCACGCGCAGCAGTCGCGCGTTGGCCCGCCTCCGCACCGTCCTGTCCGCCGGCGTCGACGACGTGGCACCGATTGCCCGGGGAGGAACCCGATGA